A stretch of Synechococcus sp. WH 8020 DNA encodes these proteins:
- the fabZ gene encoding 3-hydroxyacyl-ACP dehydratase FabZ, which translates to MTVLASTDTPAAVLNAEQIMGLLPHRYPFALVDRVLEHVPGERAVALKNVTFNEPQFQGHFPGRPLMPGVLIVEAMAQVGGLIVTQMPDLPKGLFVFAGIDGVRFRRPVVPGDQLRITCELLSLKRKRFGKVKAEATVDGQLVCSGDLMFSLVD; encoded by the coding sequence ATGCCGAGCAGATCATGGGTTTGCTGCCGCATCGCTATCCATTTGCCTTGGTGGATCGGGTGCTGGAGCACGTTCCAGGGGAACGAGCTGTTGCCCTCAAGAACGTCACCTTTAATGAGCCGCAGTTCCAGGGACATTTTCCTGGTCGACCTCTGATGCCAGGGGTCTTGATTGTGGAAGCGATGGCTCAGGTGGGTGGGTTGATTGTGACTCAGATGCCAGATCTCCCTAAGGGCCTGTTCGTGTTTGCCGGCATTGATGGAGTTCGTTTTCGTCGCCCGGTGGTTCCAGGGGATCAATTGAGGATTACTTGCGAGTTGCTCAGCCTGAAACGCAAGCGTTTTGGCAAAGTGAAAGCGGAGGCCACGGTGGATGGACAGCTTGTCTGTTCTGGTGATCTGATGTTTTCTCTGGTGGATTGA